In Bos indicus isolate NIAB-ARS_2022 breed Sahiwal x Tharparkar chromosome 2, NIAB-ARS_B.indTharparkar_mat_pri_1.0, whole genome shotgun sequence, a single genomic region encodes these proteins:
- the PAQR7 gene encoding membrane progestin receptor alpha — MATIVAQKLSHLLPSLRQVHQEPQLSVPSEPVFTVDRAEVPPLFWKPYIYVGYRPLHRTWRFYFRTLFQQHNEAVNVWTHLLAALVLLLRLAIFVGTVDFWGDPHALPLFIIVLASFTYLSLSALAHLLQAKSEFWHYSFFFLDYVGVAVYQFGSALAHFYYAIEPAWHAQVQTIFLPTAAFLAWLSCTGSCYNKYIQKPGLLGRTCQEVPSALAYALDISPVAHRILVSPDPATDDPALLYHKCQVVFFLLAAAFFSAFMPERWFPGSCHVFGQGHQLFHVFLVLCTLAQLEAVALDYEARRSIYEPLHTRWPHNFSGLFLLTVGSSILTAFLLSQLVRRKLDLHRKTQ; from the coding sequence ATGGCCACAATCGTGGCCCAGAAGCTCAGCCACCTCCTGCCCAGTCTGCGGCAGGTCCACCAGGAGCCTCAGCTGTCTGTGCCATCAGAGCCTGTGTTCACCGTGGATCGAGCCGAGGTGCCGCCCCTCTTCTGGAAGCCGTACATCTACGTGGGCTACCGGCCGCTGCATCGGACCTGGCGCTTCTACTTCCGCACGCTGTTCCAGCAGCACAACGAGGCGGTGAACGTCTGGACCCACCTGCTGGCcgccctggtgctgctgctgcggctTGCCATCTTTGTGGGCACCGTGGACTTCTGGGGAGACCCACATGCCCTGCCTCTCTTCATCATCGTCCTCGCCTCCTTCACCTACCTCTCCCTCAGTGCCTTGGCTCACCTCCTGCAGGCCAAGTCCGAGTTCTGGCATTACAGCTTCTTCTTCCTGGACTATGTGGGTGTGGCCGTGTACCAGTTTGGCAGCGCCCTGGCACACTTCTACTATGCCATTGAGCCTGCCTGGCATGCCCAAGTGCAGACCATCTTCCTGCCCACGGCTGCCTTTCTTGCTTGGCTTTCCTGCACTGGCTCCTGCTACAACAAGTACATccagaagcctggcctgctgggcCGCACTTGCCAGGAGGTACCCTCTGCGCTGGCCTACGCACTGGACATCAGCCCCGTGGCTCACCGCATCCTTGTGTCCCCCGACCCTGCCACAGATGACCCGGCTCTTCTCTACCACAAATGCCAGGTGGTCTTCTTTCTGTTGGCTGCagctttcttctctgccttcatgCCTGAGCGCTGGTTCCCTGGCAGCTGCCATGTCTTCGGGCAGGGCCACCAGCTCTTCCATGTCTTTTTGGTACTGTGCACGCTGGCCCAGCTGGAGGCCGTGGCGCTGGACTATGAGGCCCGGCGGTCCATCTATGAGCCTCTGCACACCCGCTGGCCCCACAACTTCTCTGGCCTCTTCTTGCTCACAGTAGGCAGCAGCATCCTCACTGCATTCCTCCTGAGCCAGCTGGTACGGCGCAAACTTGATCTTCATCGGAAGACTCAGTGA